From Candidatus Nanohalococcus occultus:
CCGATAAAGTGGTCAGAGACGTCGCCAAACTTATGAACAAAGGCCAGTTAAGCCAGGAACAGGCCCGGCTGCTTTACCGCAGCGTCGAACAGTATCAAAACGGCCTTAACCAGATAAAGACGGTTTTAAATCAGATAGAACAGCTTTACGTCGGGGCAAAAGTAGATTACTCAAATGACTTCGCTGAAGAATACGGAGTGGCCGTCGATGCGGTAATAACGCATGAAAAACGCCGTAAAACGTTTCTTATAGATGTACCTTACAACGAAGCGGCTCTTCAAGAGCTTGAAGACAAGATGAATGTGGTTAGAGACCGGCTTAAGCAGGTGGAAGGCGAGGTTTTCTATGCGGCAGTAAACCGTTTTGAAAGCTCTGAATCTTCCTTTATCTACCAGCCCGATGAGTTCGAAGCCGAGTTCCAAGAGGACTCAAACGTGGTATCAGCCCGTCAAGTAGCCGAACTCTTCGAACCCAAGATACCTGTTGAAAAACACGTAGATAACGGGACTGTGGTGGTTGAAAACGTGGATCTAGGTTTCCGGCTGAAAGCCACCACTGAAGATGATATAAAACACCGTATAGAAGTCAGGATGCCAGAGAAAGCAGCTAAAAGACTGAGCGAGACCCGTATAAACGCAAGAAAGCAGTTAGGGGAGCTGAACGGACAGAACTTCTCGCTTGAAATAGAGATCGGAGAGGATCTTGAAGTCAGCCACTCCGGGATAACGGAGGATTTCAAATCCTTTACCTCGTCGGTTCAAACAGTTTTCTGTTCGGGCGTTAACCCGGCACTGGCCAAGCTGAACAACGGATTTAACGAGACCTGACAAAACGTACGCGTTCAAAAATCTCTTCCTTACCGTTCCTGTATTTTCTAAGGCGCTGTTCTCCGTTCGATTCCACTGCTCCGACCATGACACCGCCTTCCGAAAGTTTTTCTTTCAAAACGTCCCAGTCATCGACACTAATCCCGTAAGAAACAATTATACGATCGTAAACCTCTTTTACATCTCCCGGTGCTTTCCCAACTACTACTTCGATATTTTCCCTGTCTCGAAGGTTTCTCCGGGAGGTTTCTACGAGGTCCTTGACAGGCTCGATACCGGTGACCTCTCCAGCCAGAAAGCTGAGGATTTTCAGCTGGTAGCCCGAACCCGAACCGATTTCGAGAACACTCAAACCAGGTCTTATTTCCGCCAGCTCTGTAATCCTGGCCACGATATGCGGTGCGGAGATCGTTGAACCATCTGACAGATAAACCGGCTTATCTACATAGGCTATATCTCTGCTTTCCGCAGGTACGAAAGCCTTCCGATCGGTCCGTAAGAATGCTTTCTTCACTCTGTCTGTGGTCAGCCAACCGGTTCTTTCAAGATACTTGACCAGCTCCCTGTTAGAATCCATACGTTATTTATGGTTCAGAGTAGTTACACTGTTTGTTATGCTAAAGGAAAGATTCAAGCAGCTGAAAAACCTGGAAAAGGCAGTAGAGGAACTTAACCGCGATCTAGACGGCATAATAGTTGAAGGTTTCAGCGACAAGAGAGCGATGAGAAAGCTCGGTTTTGAGGGAAAGATATTCCAGTCAGCCGAACGATCCATCGAGGACTTAACTGAGGACGTCGCACGTGGAACCCGCAAAGTCGCGGTTCTAACTGATTACGATTCACACGGCCGGAAGGAAGCTGAAAAAATAACACATGCTCTACAGGGCCGGACCGATGTTTTAATCTCGGCCAGAAAGAAGTTTGGAGAAGTCCTGACATCTAACGACCGTCACGCCATAGAGGACGTTGAACCACTGTTTAGCTCCTGGGAGGATAAATTCGTTGATGCCGCACTTGACAGGCTCTAAAAGTCCGTAAGCGAGGTCTGATTTTTCTTCAAAGCCTTCGCTTTAAACCCTAGCTCTCTCGAAAGGTAGCTGGCCAGCGCTTCATCGAATCCGTGGGTGGTATAGACTTTCTCCGGATCAACCCTTTTGACTGTCTCAACCAGTCCATCGAAGTCCGCGTGATCGGACAGCACAAAGGTCTTATCGTAGCCTCCGCGGTACATATACGAATCTGTACTCGCCCAGCCCGAAAAACCTGCTTTCACCCCACCGACTTTTTCCACGAAACTGTTCATCGATTCCTTGCGCGCTGAACGGGTCGGACCGATAAATATCCCGTTTTCCCCCAGTAAATCCTTGTTATCGGTGTAACTCTTTGCTCTGAACTTTTGATCGGAGACCTTCTCAACCGCTTCGTTCATCTTTTCGACCGCTCCGTGTGCGACTATCGGTCTTTCGGTAACCTCCTGGACTATACTCTGTATCTTCTGGGCTTTACCAAGCGAGTATCCGTAGAGAAACAGCGGCTGGCTGTTTGAATCTATCCAGTCAGCTATACGGGACTTTACCTCGCGGTGGGATGGAAAACGGTAGGCAGGGATTCCATAAGTTGATTCAATGATCAGAGTATCTGCTTTCGGTGGCTGAAAGCCGTTCATGTAAGCCCGGTCTTCGGCCGAAAAGTCTCCGGTGTAAAGTATTCGCTCGCCACATTCTTCTATCAAAGCTGCGGAAGATCCGATGATATGTCCGGAAGGAATCAGTTCGATGTTTTCCGTTTTCTCAGTGAAACTCACCTTGTTGCCTGTCCGGGCCTCAGCCAGGCTGGCGGTATGTTCCGAGCAGACAACCTTGTTTTCATCCATGTGAAGGTGATCGAAGTGAGCGTGTGATACAATATTTACATCGCCTTTCGAGTTACGGCTGTCAGCAACGTAGAGCCGGTCTCTTTCGATATGTATACCGTCTTTTTCCCGTATCACGGATGTGTAAATCAGTCAAGCTTGAAGTCTGTTCCGGAGTCTTTAAACGCGACGGACAGGAAACACTGGTTAATGATTGGAAAAGTCGATCTGGATAGAGAAAAGCTTGTAGATGCCTCCAAACCGCTGTTCTACGGCTACCTGTTCCTGGCAGGTATAACCTCCCAGTACACAGGCACCTTGCTCGGACTTGCCTCAACGGCCTCACTCTGTTTTGTCTCAGCAACACTCGCCAGCAGCGTTGAAGACGACTGGCAGTCAGTGCTTGATATGATCGCTTTAATCACCTTGCTGGTAGCGGTCTCGGCAGGAGCATTCTTCGCAGCGATGACCTCGCTGTACCTGCCTTAACTTAAAGACTGGGATAAAATTACGGTATAGGCCATATGGGGTTGTAGCTCAACTTGGCAGAGCGTCCGCCTCCAGCAATTGGTTACGCTCGATTGGGAGTCGCAGCATGTCTAGAAAGATGCTGCTCAAAGCAGACTACAAGTCTGCGTCAATAAGCCGCACAAAGCGGCTTTCTCAAGCGAACGTGCTTTGATGGAGGAATGAGGTCACTCGACCGATGATTAATCCGTTTGGAGATAGCGGAAGGTTGCGGGTTCAAATCCCTCCGACCCCATGATTCTCTCGGATTTTCCAAGCCAACTATTCTAGCAATACAGATTTTCCATACCGATGGCCGTTCCTTTGAAAAACCTGCTTTAACTCATCTATATCATATGTCTAAAGACTACCGAGAGATTTTATCCGGTAAGGTAGAAGAGGTCAAGGAGCGTATTGAAGACCTCGAAAGCCCGGATTTTGAAAAATTGCTTAAACTCGAGAGAGAAGGCAAGGACCGTAAAACCGTAAAAGAATTCATTGAATCCCTAAAGGATACTGAAGAGGAGGAAGCCGAACCCGCGGACGAATCTGAGGGATCAGATGAGGCTGAAGAGGTTTCAGAGCCTTCAGTGCCTCAGGAAGGTTTCAGGGAAAAGTTAGGCCGTCTTTCACCGGCTAGCTTGGTTGGACTTGGCCTTGTTATCGGAATTGTGGCTGGAGCCGGAGCTGCACAGCTAGTTGCTTCAGGTTCGGGTACTCAGAGTCCTTCAGCTGTAAAGTCTGATATGCAGAGTCTGCTTTCAGGACCTAACCGTACTGTTGATGTCGGGCCTGCTATGAGAGAGCATGGAATGTATTATTTCAACGTTTCCACGTCCCAGCAGACAGTTAACGGAACACAGACAAGCTACAGAGAGTTTTATGTCTCGAATGATGGCGAATTGCTCTTCCCGAAGCTTGAGGTTCCACTGCTTGGACTTAGAACTCCTGTGAATCTACAGGATGCGTTGAGTCAGCGAGCCGCAACACAGGCGAACGCAACTCGCTAACTCCTTTCCTCTTTTTCTTTTTAATTTATTTTCTCGACGAAGTTCTCTGTCTTTCCAACGAAGTTTTTGATCTTCTCCTGGTACTCTTCAGTTGGTTGTTCGTCTTCGAAGTTAGTGGAGACATTTGAGATCGGCAGGTTCGGTCCTGGATGTCCTCCGAGTCCCAGTGTTATGTCCTGAAGATGGTCTAGAGCGCGGATTCCTCCGAAGCCTCCGGCCGAGACCGTCACGTAGCTGAAAGCCTTTCCGTTGTACTCCGGGAACAGGTAGTCTAACGTGTTTTTGAGGGCGCCGGGAACTGAGTGGTTGTACTCCGGGGCTACCAGTACGATTAGATCTGATTCTTGTACCTCCTCAGCGAAGTCCTCGATATCCTCCGGTACAGGCTCTTCGTCGTCTACGTAGGTCCGGTTGCCCAGCATCGGGATCTCCTTTTCCTTCAGATCGAAGAACGTTGTTTCATGGCCTTGTTCTTCGAACTCTTCAAGTACTGCCTTTGCTGGTTTTACAGTGTTACGTCCTTCTCGGGTGGTTCCGAGGACAATCAGTGTTTTCATGTAGCACAACGGTGTAGCTAGTTTTATCACCGTTGACCGCCTATTACAGTTTAAGGTGAATCAATAATGGAAAAAGAAGGCTTAATGGAACTTCCTTACGAGTACGACGCTCTAACCCCGCATATCTCGAAAAAGGTCTTGGAGTGGCACCACGATACCCACCACCAGGGATACGTGAATGGGATGAATACGGCTGAAGAGAAACTGGAAAAGCAGAGAGAGGACGGAGATTTCTCATCTACAGGCTCTCTTCTCAGAGACTACACACACAACTTCTCCGGGAATGTTTTACACAATCTTTTCTGGAAGAACATGTCTCCGAACGGCGGCGGAATGCCGGAAGGAGAGCTTCTGGAAAGAATCGAAGAAGAGTTCGGAAGCTATGAGAACTGGAAAAACGAGTTTATCGCGGCAGCGAAGTCAGCTTCCGGCTGGGCGCTACTGGTATACGTTCCGTACACGAACTCACTTCACAACGTAGCGGTCGATAAGCACGATCAGAACGCGATCTGGGGCGCACAACCTCTGCTAGCCGTCGATGTCTGGGAGCATTCGTACTACCACGATTACGGTCCTGACCGAGCAGAGTTCATCAACAGCTTCTTCGAAGTCGTTGACTGGGAGGAACCGCAGGAACGGTACTCGAAGTTCACAGAGCTTTTCGAGTGAAAATTCAACGCCTGAGAGGGCGGCTTCTATTTTAATTTTTATCGCGATATTCGTAGCATGGATCGTTCGCACTGGCTTAACGAATATCAGGATGTACTAAGACTTCTTTGGAACAACGGAGGCAGTGTCTCGCCTCTACGTACAATTGAAAAGGAGCTTGATCGGCCTGATAGCTCATCAGCAGTTATTGTGAAAAAACTGGAGAGCGAAGGGATTGTAAGAAAAGAATACTGTAATGCTAAAGTTAAGAGAGCAGTTCTAACAAGTTATGAACGCAAAGAAGACATCGATTCGTCTGAAGAATGGCTTTCAGAGGGACAGAACAGTGTTTCTGAGAGTTCGGAAGACAGCAGCGAGATTTTTGAACAGGCTTTTGAGTATGAGAAAAAGTCTATGGGATCGGAAGAGGTTCTCTGGTTGACTAACGGAGATGAAAGCTACTTGGCGGAAAATTTCTCGGATGTAGGAGAAACCGGGTTCGCGTATATAAGAGAGACTGGTGGGTCGTCGGTACCAGGAGTGCCGGGAGCGGAGCTGGTGGAGACAGCGGAAACCAAGGAGTTGCTTGAGGAAAGCTATGGAATAGCTGAACGCTGATAAATCTAGCCGTCACACGTTTTTTCTATGACAAAGATAGCTGTAATAGGAGGCGGACTTTCAGGCATCCAGGCCGCAGTGATGACAGCAAAAGCCGGAGAAGAAACCGTTGTTTTCGATACCGGCGAATCATTAGTACAGAACACTTCTAACATCAAGAATCTGGTAGGACATGACTCTGTGGGAGGACATGAACTACTGAGAAAAGGTAAAGATAAGCTTGAAAGCTTCGGCGGAAAAATAATTGATGAAAAAGTAGTTTCTCTGGATAGGGATGAAGATTCTTTCACTGTAAAGACAGAGGAATCTGAATACAGTGCGGATTACATTATAGTGGCTTCTGCCGGCGAGCTTGACTATTTAGGTGATTTTGTCGAGTTCGAGGAAGGGGTTGAAGGGCCGTATATGATGGAAAAACACGTTGTAACAGATAGCGCTAACAAGGCCGCTGATAGAATCTATGCCGCAGGACTCGCAAATACATGGGAGTACCAGACATCTGTGGCCTTGGGCGATGGATCGAAAGCAGCAGTCAACTTGCTCTCGGATATCTATGGAGAGCCGTACACAGATCACGATACTTAAAAATATTAGCCGGGCTGCGAAGAGCGCGGCTCTTAAGGGTTTTTATAGTTTAAGGTTATCGTTCAAAATTTAGTGAACTTCAAAACCTGTTTAATCACTTTAGCTTTATCTCTCTACACGCAGACGGTAACTGCTTCGAGTAACGCTTCCGTCCAAACAGGTAGCCTGGAAACCGCAGTTCTGACAGCAATTCTAGCTCCGTTCCTGACCTCAGCAGTTATAGCAGTTTTCTACACGAGACTTGAAGACTACTCTGCGATAATAGGGTCCTTATCAGGGCTTATTTCATTTATAGCTGCTATATCGCTTATAGGAAAGACAGGTGTGGTCTCTTATCTATGGATTCCATCTATGAATATAGCAGCACAGTTCTACGTTGATGGCTTATCGGTTTTCTTCGGTTTGCTGGCTTCCGGGATCGGAGTGCTGGTCTTTCTGTACTCCTGGAAGTACATGGAACACGGAGAGTGGAAACGTAAGTACTATACGGCGTTGACTGCGTTCATGGGTTCGATGATCGGACTGGTTTTTTCCTCAAATCTGATCTTACTTTTCCTTTTCTGGGAGTTTACCTCGATCTGCTCGTTCGTACTGATCAGCCACCACCAGAGAAAAAGAGCGGGGATAATGGCCTCGAAAAAATCTCTGCTGGTGACAGTTGGCTCCGGTCTCGCGCTTTTACTCGGATTCATACTCCTGGGTTCAGCGACCGATACTTACAGTATTGTAGAGATGCTTTCCGACGGACAAGCACTCTCCGCACTTGAAAGCACCGGTCTTACAACGGCCGTTGTAGCATTGATAGGGATCGGTGCGGCTGGGAAATCCGCTCAAATACCGTTACATATCTGGCTGCCGGATGCGATGGAAGCTCCTACACCTGTATCATCTTTCCTCCACTCCGCGACAATGGTCAAGGCAGGAGTATTCTTACTTTTACGTTTCAGATCTATACTTGGTGAGGCCGTAGCTTGGAACTTCCTGCTTCTGACACTAGGTCTTTCAACAATGTTTATCGCAGCCTTGCTTGCTGTCGCATCCACAGAGCTTAAACAGCTTCTTGCGTATTCAACAGCATCACATCTAGGATTAATAGTCGCGGGAATTGGTTTTCCAACAGCCGTAGGAGTTGAAACCTCGCTTTTCCACGTTCTGAATCACGCGGTTTTCAAAGCCGGGCTTTTCATGGTCGCAGGAATCGTCTTACATGAAGCCGGCACGCAGAAATTCTCGGAGCTATCCGGTCTAAGACACGACTGGCCGGGGCTTGCGGCGATCGGAACATTGCTAAGTCTTAGCATGGCCGGTATCCCGCCTTTCAACGGCTTTTACTCCAAAGAACTTCTGTTTGAAGCTGCTTACCACACCGCAAGCCATACCGGTGGAATAACATGGATCCTACCTGCTATCTCTGTTCTTGGAAGCGTCTTTACATTTATCTACTCTCTTAAGTTCATCTCAGTGTTCTATGGACGTAAAAGTCAAGATTTACACGACGTTCCACGTAAAATGATTTTATCTCCAGCAATACTTGCGGTTACAACGATCGCAATCACCGCAACCCCTAACCAGTTTATTAGCGTACTTGTAAACCCTGCACTCGAACTTTTAGCCCATACAAGCCACGGACTCTCAGTCCATATGCCGAAGAATCTCAAGCCTGCCTTTGTAATGAGCCTGATAACTATAGGGCTTGGAAGCTTTGGAATAGGTTATCTCAACGTTGTTGAAAGAAAGGCAAAGAAAATAACAGCTCTGACGGCTTTAAGCCCGAATAAATACTACTTTAAAGCTCTTGATAAGGCTGATGAGCTAAGTAACAGAATGATAACAAAGGTAGAGTCCGGACTTCTCAGAACCTATGCCGTATGGGTTTTAATTATATCGACAGTCACAGGAACAGCAGGTTATCTACTTGCCGGTCCGTTACCGGCTTTTCAAATCACAGCAACTCTTCCAGCAGCCGTGGTGCTTGCGGTCTCACTTGTAAGTGTCTCTGCGGTGCTGAGATCTCAGAGCTACACTTCTTCAGTTATGATTCTCTCAATTCTCGGCTTCATGGTGTCAATATTCTATCTGTTGCTAGACGCTCCCGATCTGGTATTAACACAGCTTGTAGTAGAGACCATGTCTCTGATTGTATTCTTACTGGTCTTGAACAAACTTCCTTCGTTTGACAAAGAGATCAGTTTTGACAGGAAGAAAAGAGATACTATAATATCTGCTATAGCGGGTTTAATGGTGTTCTTATCTGTTATGTATTCGACAGCTGAGGAAACACCTTCAAAAGTCGCAGATTATTTCATTGGACACGCAGTCTCTGGTTCCGGCGGAGGTAACGTTGTAAATGTCATACTTGTGGACTTTAGAGGTCTTGATACACTGGGAGAAGTATCTGTTATAGCTATGGCCGGTCTAGCTGTACTAATGCTTTTCAAGATGAGAGGTGTAGAACAGTGAGTACTGTTGTCGCACGGTCAGTTACGAAAGCGGTTGTGCCTCTGATAGTGGTTGTGGCTCTCAGCTTCTTTTTCCAGGGACATAATCTTCCTGGAGGAGGTTTCATCGCAGGAGTTATGACAGCTGCGGCCATAGCACTTGTGTACATCATATTTGACTTCGAAGACTTCTCGTATTTGTTCGGGATTGAAAACAAGACCTACAGAGCTATTAGAGAGTATATACCACTCACTGGAGCTGGTTTAGCATTAGCTGTTGGATCCGGAGTTCTTTCAGTTGGATTAGGAGCCTCTTTCCTCGATCATAGTTTTGGTACAATCCATATTCCGTTGATCGGAGAAGCTCACTGGACAACGGCGCTAATATTCGATTTAGGAGTTTATATGACGGTAACATCGTCTATACTTGTTGTTATAGAGGTGGTTGGAGAAGAATGAGCTTGATTATTGCCGTAACTCTAGGAGTGCTTTTCGCCTCAGGAACGTATCTTATACTTAGAAAGGATGCTTTAAGAGTTGTTATCGGAGCCTTGATTCTAAGCCAGGTTGCGAACATTTACTTGATGGCTATGGGCGGAACAAAAGGAGGTGTACCTATAATCAGTCACGGCTCTCATGGTCATGGCGTGCTAAATGTCTCTGATCCGCTACCGCAGGCAATGGTTCTTACAGCCATAGTTATAGGTTTCGCAACCACGAGCTTTCTTTTGAGTCTTATCTACCGTTTTTACGAGGAAAATCAGGAGATAGATCTTGAATCACTTGGAGAGGAACACGCATGAACAATTTAATAATCACGGCTTTTTTAATACCTTTAATTACAGCAGTTGGGTCTGTTCTGCTAAGAAAAACCCGTTTTAAAGATGGTTTAAGTATAACAGGTTCGTTGCTGTATGTTACAGCTGTCTTGGCGTTGGCTCAACGGGTTTTGGGTTCTGGCAGTATGGTGTTCCAAGCAGGTGGTTGGCCGGCGCCGTTTGGAATATCGTTTGTGGCAGATGAACTGGCAGTTCTAATGCTGGGGTTAACCGCTCTTGTCTCGACGGCGGCGAACCTGTATTCGGTCTCGTCTATATCTGAACAGGGGAAGGAAAACGGTTACTTTGTGTTCTTCCATTTCATGGTCGCAGGTATGACCGGCGCGTTCCTCACAGCGGATCTGTTTAACCTGTTTGTAATGTTTGAGATTGTCTTGATGTCGAGCTATGCGATGGTTGCCTACACCGGCACGAAAAGAGCGCTTTTCACCTCTCTGAAATACGTTGTCTTGAACCTGATCGGGTCCACGCTGATGCTTATCGCAATAGGAGGTCTCTACTCAGTTACCGGAACAGTCAACATGGCCCACATGGCACGGATCTTGGCGGCAGGAGAGGTCAACATGGTGCCTGTTCTCGGGCTTTCAACAGTCTTGTTCTGCGTCTTCGGAATCAAATCCGGTATCGTACCCTTCCAGTTCTGGGTTCCAACTGTTTACAGTAACTCTCCTCCACCTGCCGCAGCCATGATGGCCGGTATCTCGAAAAAGGTCGGGATTTACGCAGTTATCAGACTCTACTTTACGGTCTTCTCACAGGCCGCTGTCCCGGGATCAGCACTGGTTTTCCAAGGCCAGTCAGTCTCCACAGTTACAGGAGGACTGATTCTTTTACTGGCACTCATTACCGTAGTTTTCGGCGGAATAGGCGCTGTAAACCGTGACCGGCTTGAAAAGCTTCTGTCTTACTCGAGTATCGGCCAGGTGGGATTCATCTACGTACCTATCGCATTAGGTTTAATCCATGGGTCGAAAATCGCAGTTATAGCCGCAATTGTATACATGCTCAACCACGGTCTAGCCAAATCATCTCTTTTCATGATAAACGGTGTTTTAGATAGAATAACTGGAACTACCAAGATCAGTGAGCTAGGAGGTATCAGCGAAAGATCCATTTGGTTGACAGCAGTGTTTTCAGTTTCGATGCTCTCTTTAGTAGGTTTTCCTCCGCTTTTAGGATTTTTCTCCAAGTTCCTGGTGTTTAACACAGCGGTTTCAACCGCTTCATGGATCTCACTCGCATTTGTTTTCCTGGGAGCTGTTCTAACTCTGTTATATGCCTCTAAAACGATCATGTCGGTGTTTTTCGGGCAGAAAATTGAGACTGATGGAGACATATTATTGCTTGAAAAAGCAGCGATCACGCTTTTGGCGGCTGGAATACTAGCTCTGGGCATAGGATTTGAACAGACTTATGTTTTCGCCGAGTTAGCAGCAGAAAATGTCTTACAGCCTGAAACCTACATTGAAACCGTTCTAGGTGGTACAAAATGAGAAAATGGGTTCTTTACGCCTTTCCTATGGCAGTAGCATGGATGTTTGTAAACGCAACATTTGATGGATCTTCTTTCATACAGGGATTGGTGGTTTCGCTGCCGGTTTCCTATGTTTTCCGGAGGTTCCATCCCGGTGGCTGTAAACTAATCGATCTTGGTAACATGGTTTACGTTCCAAGATATCTTGCTAGCTTCACCAAAGAGCTTTTCGCAGCTAACGTAGATACGACATGCCGGGTTCTACATCCATCCAAACCGATTGATCCGCAGATGATGAGATACCACACCTCCCTGGAGAACCCTGTGGCGATAACAGTGCTTGCGAACTCGATTACCCTGACTCCGGGAACACTGGTAGTTGATTTCTTCAATGACAGCTATGATTTCAGGATCAATGTACTTTCCGGCGACGTAGAAGGAACCCGGGAAACGGTGGAAAACTGGGAGAGACAGCTTTCGAAAATTTTCGGTGATGGACAATGATAATAGAGACAGCGCTAACAGTTACCGCGGCTTTAACCCTTCTATGTAGCTACAGAGTGATTAAAGGCCCGAGTGTTGCCGATAGAGCGGTCGCCCTCGACACCATAGGCACCAATATCGTAGCCCTGGCTTTGATCTACTCAGTAGTCACCCATCAAAAATACTTTGTGAACGTCAGTCTGATGCTGGCGATAACAGGTTTCATAGCTACTGTAGCCAGCTCAATGTACCTTAAAGAAGGTGATATAATCCGATGATAGTAGAGTCTTTAATCAGTCTAGGAGTTCTCTTCCTCGCAGTCGGAGCGATAGGACTGGTTCGCTTCGAGACTGTTTTCAGCCGTATGCATGCGGCTTCCGCTGCTACAACACTGGGGACGGGCATGATTGTGATCGCGACAGCTGTTGATTTCTACCCTGATCCAACCTGGCTTTCCACACTGGTTGTCACCGTATTCCTGTTCATCACCGCTCCGACAGGCGCACACTTGATCGCACGCGCAATCGACATCCAGCAGTTCAGGGAAGAATAATTTTTAGGCTAAACACCAAATCTGGCTTATGGAAAAATCGTTCAAAAGCTTCCTTGAAGAGCTTTTCCTCAGTCTTTTTGCC
This genomic window contains:
- the mnhG gene encoding monovalent cation/H(+) antiporter subunit G, which gives rise to MIVESLISLGVLFLAVGAIGLVRFETVFSRMHAASAATTLGTGMIVIATAVDFYPDPTWLSTLVVTVFLFITAPTGAHLIARAIDIQQFREE